In the Anaerostipes caccae L1-92 genome, CTCTTTTAACAGATACAGCTTTGTCTTGAGCATCTTCATTGCCTGGTCTTTATTCTTATGCTGTGACCGTTCATTCTGACACTGGACAACGATCCCTGTCGGGATGTGCGTGATCCTTATGGCAGAATCCGTCTTATTGATATGCTGGCCTCCGGCGCCGCTTGCTCTGTAAGTATCAATCCTGATATCTTCATCGGCGATCTCCACGTTCAGGTCTTCGTCAATCTCCGGCATCACGTCACAGGATGCAAAAGAGGTCTGCCTCTTTCCCGCCGCGTTAAACGGAGAAATTCTCACCAGCCGGTGAACGCCTCTCTCGGACCTTAAATATCCATAGGCGTTTTCACCTTTGATCTCTACCGTCACTGATTTAATTCCTGCCTCATCCCCGTCCAAATAGTCAATAACTTTTGTCTCGAATCCTTTTTTCCCGGCCCATCGGGTATACATCCGGTACAGCATACCGGCCCAGTCACAGGACTCGGTTCCTCCGGCCCCCGCATGCAGGCTCAGGATCGCATTATTCTTGTCATATTCCCCACTCAGGAGAGTCGAAATCCGCAGATTCTCATAGGCTGTCTCAAACTCCGCAAATGCTTCCTGAGTTTCCGCAGCCAGTTCTTCGTCCTCTTCCTCCGACGCCATCTCGATCAGAGTTTCGATATCCTCAAACTGTCCTTTCAGCCCTTCATATCCTTCCACCTGATCCTTCAGCCCTTTGACTTCTCTTACTACCTTCTGGGACTCCTCCAGGTCCTCCCAGAATCCCGGAGCTTCCATATCAAGCTCCAGCTGCTCGATCCGCTCTTTCTTTTCTTCCAAACCAAGAGAACCGCTTAATTTCTCAAGCGGCTCCCGGTAGGAATTCAGGCTATATTTTAACTGATCTAATTCAATCACTCCTAAAACTCCTTAATTTCTTCCACAACAGTTTTTATATTTCTTTCCGCTTCCGCACGGGCACGGATCGTTTCTTCCGATCTTCTCCCCTTTTCTCTTATACGGCATCTTCACGCTGCTGTCATCTTTATTAGTACCTGTTACCTGGGCAACCTGCTCTTTCTCCACTTTCTGTTCAATCTCTACGTGGAACAGTGCTCCGGTGGTCTCTTCCTGGATTGCCT is a window encoding:
- the prfB gene encoding peptide chain release factor 2; translation: MIELDQLKYSLNSYREPLEKLSGSLGLEEKKERIEQLELDMEAPGFWEDLEESQKVVREVKGLKDQVEGYEGLKGQFEDIETLIEMASEEEDEELAAETQEAFAEFETAYENLRISTLLSGEYDKNNAILSLHAGAGGTESCDWAGMLYRMYTRWAGKKGFETKVIDYLDGDEAGIKSVTVEIKGENAYGYLRSERGVHRLVRISPFNAAGKRQTSFASCDVMPEIDEDLNVEIADEDIRIDTYRASGAGGQHINKTDSAIRITHIPTGIVVQCQNERSQHKNKDQAMKMLKTKLYLLKEQQHLEKLSDIRGDVGDNGWGSQIRSYVLQPYTMVKDHRTNKESGNPSAVLDGDLDGFMNAYLAWSND